From the genome of Anopheles moucheti chromosome 3, idAnoMoucSN_F20_07, whole genome shotgun sequence, one region includes:
- the LOC128303956 gene encoding histone demethylase UTY isoform X2, which translates to MLKVNGDYEQSLKHLQLALNDSSTCTLAQLEIRFHIAHLYEVQNKYKSAKEAYERLLANKQLTASLKADIYRQLGWMYHTVDLFGDKLQRDRFAIHCLQKSIEAEPRSGQTLYLLGRCFAGINKVHDAFIAYRNSVEKSEGNADTWCSIGVLYQQQNQPMDALQAYICAVQLDKSHSAAWTNLGILYESCNQPRDAYACFRNATINQDQQKDRTVSACEKSTVPATTASGSTKGNASAGQSGTTGPGGTSAATTVNSLPAGGASETSSTTPTGVPNSLQTVLGDLSNNSNGGNSRSQNLTQRIKFLQQHLGNAPMPSITSKRRQLPSIEEAWNLPISNEMSSRQQQTAQAQQRQFQKGYGQGAQYHPGQPQVGSNNGLPNKRFKQEDGRPGGAAAGVGTVAGQPVPPFYLNQQQLLQLQYLQNQSNLTSQQQVLLQTLTNQYRLMQQHQLRLQQQQRNQQLQQQQQPPFQGQGQPQAGGGFVVAAGNKTPQSGIVPQTATGFVNDGHFSPATGQSQQAAGMPYKSAGGTYAPSGFPVPPSSQPSSGGFTQITSTSNHQSDIDIQAILDDKATFAESLLKQLSSSESKDSSIPSEVTNATSTMAPNSSTKSPPIKAEATSTTTVPGGAASVKRQLLNAKQQDIKLEPVVKIEKLPSPTSIMDACSGTVGGDFKISMTAKDIQQMVRRQRNAGELKDVPAVCSVLTVEAPPPSPPDCPSTRLTREQLQPPTPSVFLENKKDAFSPQLQEFCLKHPIAVVRQLGAALKLDLGLFSTKTLVEANPDHTVEVRTQVHQSPDENWDGNKNSKVWACISHRSHTTIAKYAQYQASSFSDKIKEERDKMAGISTASTNSDSDSKDSISNSSACGTAGAGVGGGNSSAAGNGKRKKCKNGNKMLRFGTNVDLSDERKWKAQLQELQKLPPFARVVSAANMLSHVGHMILGMNTVQLYMKVPGSRTPGHQENNNFCSININIGPGDCEWFATPDSYWGGIQALCEKNNINYLHGSWWPALEDLYAANIPVYRFTQRPGDLVWVNAGCVHWVQAIGWCNNIAWNVGPLTARQYQLAVERYEWNKLESYKSIVPMVHLSWNLARNIKVSDPKMFESIKTCLMQTMKHCMQVLEYVKSLNIEVRFHGRGKNEASHYCGQCEVEVFNVLFIREQEKRHIVHCMGCARKQSPGLQGFVCLEEYTLDELMQVYDAFVMHSPPPPPPIASAVPAQSPQHQPQQPASSPSQINVSSSTATSTATAASCSSSSSASAMGGAAGGTSAGGSVPVSSVAS; encoded by the exons TACGCTTCCACATTGCCCATCTGTATGAGGTGCAGAACAAGTACAAGTCAGCGAAGGAGGCATACGAGCGGCTACTGGCGAACAAGCAGCTGACGGCGTCACTGAAGGCCGACATCTACCGGCAGCTGGGATGGATGTACCACACTGTTGATCTGTTCGGCGACAAGCTACAACGGGATCGGTTCGCTATCCACTGTTTGCAGAAGTCGATCGAGGCGGAACCACGTTCGGGTCAGACACTCTACCTGCTCGGACGCTGCTTTGCCGGCATCAACAAAGTGCACGACGCGTTTATCGCCTACCGGAATTCGGTGGAGAAAAGCGAAGGAAACGCTGACACATGGTGCTCTATTGG AGTACTATACCAGCAGCAGAACCAGCCTATGGATGCACTGCAGGCCTACATATGTGCCGTGCAGTTAGATAAATCACACTCAGCCGCCTGGACCAATTTGGGCATACTGTACGAAAGCTGCAATCAACCGCGGGACGCGTACGCCTGCTTTCGCAACGCCACTATCAACCAGGACCAACAGAAGGATCGCACTGTGAGTGCATGTGAGAAGTCCACGGTACCTGCCACCACTGCCAGCGGTTCTACGAAAGGAAACGCATCTGCAGGCCAAAGCGGAACAACCGGACCGGGCGGAacttcagcagcaacaacagtaaaCTCTTTACCAGCTGGTGGCGCATCGGAAACGAGTAGCACCACACCGACCGGAGTCCCTAACTCTTTGCAAACGGTGCTTGGTGATTTAAGCAATAACAGCAACGGTGGCAACAGCAGGTCCCAAAACCTTACCCAGCGTATCAAATTCCTGCAGCAACATCTTGGCAACGCTCCTATGCCGAGCATAACGTCCAAACGGCGGCAGTTACCTTCAATTGAGGAGGCCTGGAATCTGCCCATTTCCAATGAGATGAGTTCGCGACAGCAACAGACGGCCCAGGCACAGCAACGCCAATTTCAGAAAGGATACGGACAG GGCGCCCAATACCATCCGGGACAGCCGCAGGTGGGAAGCAACAACGGTCTTCCGAACAAGCGCTTCAAGCAGGAAGATGGAAGACCCGGTGGTGCGGCCGCTGGTGTGGGAACGGTGGCGGGTCAACCGGTGCCCCCGTTCTACCTTAACCAGCAGCAACTGTTGCAGCTGCAATACCTGCAGAACCAGAGCAATCTGACCTCACAGCAGCAGGTATTGCTGCAAACGCTGACCAACCAGTACCGGTTGATGCAACAACACCAACTGCgccttcagcagcagcaacgaaaCCAACAgcttcagcaacagcaacagcctCCGTTCCAGGGACAAGGACAGCCGCAAGCAGGCGGTGGTTTCGTGGTGGCAGCAGGAAATAAAACACCCCAGTCGGGTATCGTTCCGCAGACGGCTACCGGGTTCGTGAACGATGGCCACTTTTCGCCTGCTACTGGACAATCGCAACAGGCGGCTGGTATGCCATACAAGTCGGCGGGTGGCACGTACGCACCGTCCGGTTTTCCCGTCCCTCCGAGCAGTCAGCCATCATCGGGAGGTTTCACGCAAATCACATCCACCTCGAATCATCAGTCCGATATAG ACATTCAAGCCATTCTGGATGACAAAGCAACATTTGCTGAGTCCTTGCTCAAACAGCTTAGCTCGTCGGAGAGCAAGGATTCGTCTATCCCGTCGGAAGTCACCAACGCCACGAGTACAATGGCGCCGAACAGTAGTACGAAGTCCCCACCGATAAAAGCAGAAGCAACCTCGACGACAACGGTACCCGGTGGTGCCGCTAGCGTCAAACGCCAGCTACTGAATGCCAAGCAGCAGGACATCAAATTGGAACCAGTCGTAAAGATTGAGAAGCTTCCCTCGCCCACATCGATTATGGACGCGTGTTCTGGCACGGTTGGTGGTGATTTTAAGATCTCGATGACGGCGAAAGATATTCAGCAGATGGTACGGAGGCAACGCAATGCTGGAGAGCTGAAAGATGTACCGGCCGTGTGTTCTGTGCTGACCGTGGAGGCACCACCGCCCAGCCCACCCGACTGTCCGTCTACGCGGTTAACGCGCGAACAGTTGCAACCTCCCACACCGTCCGTGTTCCTCGAGAACAAGAAAGACGCCTTCAGCCCACAGCTGCAGGAGTTCTGTCTCAAGCACCCGATTGCCGTGGTAAGGCAGCTGGGTGCAGCACTCAAGCTTGATCTTGGGTTGTTCTCGACCAAAACGCTTGTGGAGGCAAATCCTGACCATACGGTCGAGGTACGGACGCAGGTTCATCAGTCACCGGATGAGAACTGGGATGGCAACAAAAACTCGAAGGTTTGGGCCTGTATCTCGCACCGATCACACACAACCATTGCGAAGTACGCGCAGTATCAGGCGTCTAGCTTTTCCGATAAGATAAAG GAGGAGCGTGATAAAATGGCTGGAATCTCGACCGCATCCACCAACTCGGATTCCGATTCGAAGGACTCCATCTCGAACAGCAGCGCGTGCGGTACGGCCGGTGCCGGTGTTGGCGGTGGCAATAGCTCAGCTGCCGGCAATGGCAAACGGAAGAAGTGTAAAAATGGCAACAAGATGTTACGCTTCGGCACGAACGTCGATCTGTCCGATGAGCGCAAATGGAAGGCTCAGTTGCAGGAGCTGCAAAAGTTGCCACCGTTTGCGCGTGTCGTATCGGCCGCGAATATGCTGTCGCACGTCGGCCACATGATACTGGGTATGAATACGGTGCAGCTGTACATGAAGGTGCCGGGTAGCCGGACGCCAGGCCACCAGGAGAACAACAATTTCTGCTCGATCAACATTAACATCGGGCCGGGTGATTGCGAATGGTTTGCGACGCCCGATTCGTACTGGGGCGGTATACAGGCGCTGTGCGAGAAGAACAACATCAACTATCTGCACGGTTCGTGGTGGCCAGCGCTGGAGGATCTTTACGCGGCGAACATCCCCGTGTATCGGTTCACCCAGCGGCCGGGCGATTTGGTGTGGGTTAACGCTGG CTGCGTCCATTGGGTGCAGGCCATTGGATGGTGTAATAATATTGCCTGGAACGTGGGTCCATTGACGGCGCGACAGTACCAGCTGGCCGTCGAGCGGTACGAGTGGAACAAGCTGGAAAGCTACAAGAGCATTGTTCCGATGGTTCACCTTAGCTGGAATCTCGCCCGCAACATTAAGGTGTCTGACCCGAAGATGTTCGAATCGATTAA GACCTGCCTAATGCAAACGATGAAACACTGTATGCAGGTGTTGGAGTATGTAAAGTCACTTAACATAGAAGTTCGGTTTCATGGTCGTGGTAAAAATGAAGCTTCACACTATTGCGGGCAATGTGAG GTGGAAGTGTTCAATGTGCTGTTCATTCGCGAACAGGAAAAGCGTCACATCGTACACTGCATGGGTTGTGCGCGTAAACAATCGCCCGGACTGCAGGGTTTCGTGTGTCTCGAAGAGTACACGCTGGACGAGCTGATGCAGGTGTACGATGCGTTTGTGATGCACagtccaccgccaccgccaccgattGCATCCGCCGTGCCAGCGCAGTCTCCGCAACACCAGCCACAGCAGCCGGCTTCATCACCATCGCAAATAAATGTAAGCTCCTCTACTGCCACTTCTACTGCTACCGCCGCGTCGTgttcatcgtcgtcgtccgcTTCCGCAATGGGTGGAGCGGCCGGCGGCACCAGCGCTGGTGGATCGGTACCGGTGTCTTCGGTAGCTTCGTAA
- the LOC128302369 gene encoding hatching enzyme 1.2-like, with the protein MSAASAVPCALFRTILMIGLLIGAKHCSGQLRRSESAEVGRRVQNYDARYQQQPAHELGFGYYYQGDIMLPTEPQSQDRLSIAEEHTSTVWPNGIVPYYIPPDEFTPREISIIERSMNVFHTKTCVRFVPRTPDTRYYVQITNRKAGCYATIGRVQDNRQNVMNLQSPGCLLGGTPMHEMMHILGYLHEVSRPDRDDYIYVNRSALEPRYQSDSFYQTNFAKFERDVETYNIDYNYGSIMHYTRFAGARDRKYPVLVNLKPYDEPDFGNITLSPSDIQSIQFRYCRNASGLFWLQPFQQLTTTFLGAQQRSSRSRG; encoded by the exons atgagcGCCGCGAGTGCCGTACCGTGCGCGCTATTTAGAACGATTCTAATGATCGGTTTACTGATCGGTGCGAAACATTGCTCGGGGCAGCTGCGTCGATCGGAAAGTGCTGAAGTAG GTCGACGGGTGCAGAACTATGACGCCCGCTATCAGCAACAGCCGGCACATGAGCTTGGCTTCGGATACTACTATCAGGGCGACATCATGCTGCCAACGGAACCGCAAAGCCAGGACCGACTGTCGATAGCCGAGGAGCACACGTCCACCGTTTGGCCGAACGGGATCGTGCCGTACTACATCCCACCCGATGAATTCA CCCCGCGCGAAATAAGCATCATCGAAAGGTCCATGAACGTTTTCCACACCAAAACGTGCGTGAGGTTCGTTCCGCGAACACCGGACACTCGCTATTACGTACAGATCACTAATCGGAAGGCTGGCTGCTACGCGACGATCGGACGCGTCCAGGACAACAGACAGAACGTGATGAACCTCCAGTCGCCCGGGTGTCTGCTGGGTGGCACCCCGATGCACGAGATGATGCACATTCTGGGCTATCTGCACGAGGTGAGCCGTCCCGATCGGGACGACTACATCTACGTTAACCGCAGTGCTCTCGAGCCAAGGTATCAAT CGGACTCATTCTACCAAACCAACTTTGCAAAGTTCGAGCGAGATGTTGAAACGTACAACATCGACTACAACTATGGAAGCATCATGCACTACACGCGGTTTGCGGGCGCAAGGGATCGCAAATACCCGGTGTTGGTGAATTTG AAACCGTACGATGAACCAGACTTTGGCAACATTACGCTGAGCCCGTCCGACATCCAAAGCATCCAGTTCCGGTACTGTCGCAACGCAAGCGGTCTCTTCTGGTTACAACCATTCCAACAACTTACCACCACATTCCTGGGTGCACAACAACGATCGTCCCGCTCCAGAGGATAA
- the LOC128300781 gene encoding astacin-like — MHQQQFSLRTGISVRMAFKPMNYLINVALAICLVQLSVGINTSDYTKPSREVGIRLRGYTAKTHPGYPHEHGFGHYYQGDILLRPTKDNRIAVTHPLKIDLWTDGIVPYVISANFTDGEMQTLEAAFAQYAEKTCIRFIPRTTELQYVTISNRPEGCYSYVGRSPDPTMNELNLQSPECMQSVGTPVHEMMHTLGFLHEQSRPDRDSYVDFHPENLRTEYQDPVFIAVNFGVYDGPFGTSYNVEYNYKSVMHYSRLAGAASFVNPVLTNKKPFFGDFGSDAGLTEGDVKQLLARYCQN; from the exons ATGCATCAGCAACAGTTTAGCCTTCGTACTGGAATAAGCGTCAGAATGGCATTCAAACCGATGAACTACCTCATAAACGTGGCGTTGGCTATTTGTCTTGTGCAACTTAGCGTCGGGATAAATACCTCTGACTACACCAAGCCTAGTCGGGAAGTTG GAATACGCCTGCGTGGGTATACCGCGAAGACGCATCCGGGATATCCGCATGAGCATGGATTCGGACACTACTACCAGGGTGATATCCTGCTGCGACCGACCAAGGATAATCGCATCGCCGTTACCCATCCACTTAAGATTGATTTGTGGACCGACGGCATAGTGCCCTACGTGATCAGCGCCAACTTCA CCGATGGAGAAATGCAAACGCTTGAGGCCGCTTTCGCCCAGTATGCCGAGAAGACCTGCATTCGCTTTATACCGCGCACCACGGAACTGCAGTACGTGACGATCTCGAATAGGCCTGAAGGATGTTATTCATACGTTGGACGCAGCCCCGATCCGACCATGAACGAGCTCAACCTCCAATCTCCCGAATGTATGCAAAGCGTTGGCACGCCAGTGCACGAAATGATGCATACGCTCGGATTCCTGCACGAACAGTCACGCCCCGATCGTGACAGTTACGTTGATTTCCACCCCGAAAACTTGCGCACGGAGTATCAGG ATCCTGTCTTCATTGCGGTTAACTTTGGCGTATATGATGGACCTTTCGGTACTAGCTACAATGTGGAATACAACTATAAAAGTGTGATGCATTATTCGCGTCTTGCGGGTGCTGCCTCGTTCGTGAATCCGGTGCTGACCAACAAGAAGCCATTCTTCGGTGATTTTGGCAGCGATGCTGGACTGACGGAGGGCGATGTGAAACAGCTGTTGGCCCGCTATTGCCAGAACTAG
- the LOC128300784 gene encoding ionotropic receptor 21a produces the protein MSNQLLPVVIYLWCYAVSTVAFNSLRHPERFNEQLINYKGREQSNRYFELASEAYYTGAYDHPAGEDSANSSTCMWTDCFEEPNRPTVIRHRRRVDPTFYGHPKTREQIWERNFAHVIMDNRQTLSLVTLLNKIILKYLFSCIPIVLYDTYVGTTENYILEALFSEFPTTYITGRIGPNYTLDNPGILEPFGPQCRSYIIFLADVMMTRKVIGPQLNSHVVLIPRSSQWKLQEFLAAKQSRDIINLLVIGESYSVDKRINNEQPYVLYTHELYIDGLGANRPRVLTSWIGNKFSRNNVNLFPKKLSKGFSGHRFTVMAAHQPPFMIKRLSTDGVGNVNIRWEGLEIRLMRAMALYLNFTFDIVEPSKLQMGPGDAVVDGIQRRQADLGLAGIYVTIERNLATEMSVAHSTDCAAFLTLMSSALPRYRAILGPFQWPVWVAVILIYLLAIFPLAFSDKMTLRHLLGNWSEIENMFWYVFGTFTNSLTFQGENSWSNTKKTSTRMLIGIYWVFTIIITACYTGSIIAFITLPVEPERVDGVDQLQRGFYRVGTLDRGGWERWFLNSSHKETNKLLKDLRFVSSVDEGIRNVTDAFLISYAFIGSKNELQFLIKSNLSHQFQNKRYGLHVSRECFAMYGVSMVFPPNSVHRNPINNAILYMQEAGLITKLKNDVTWETVKTKDGRYMEASVGEVLRTTAPSERGLTLADTEGMFLLMLFGYVVALGVLISEWVGGCTNKCREVLKERAERLKAAAAEVAAAATGSETSSIPASIPSSANEKTKRTGINGTERSQPASNNGSAKVRRIRLTGDDPHVGPNVHDDPVDVASEGSSLHRRSLSECLSEVSAHTMQELYNGPDRRHSTIVFLDGQLMSEEEAKRKVARSNPRHRHSLSSVLEREVSQLFRFLGKDSQDTSRRESTETSGLVRRGACHDRKEVEVAVEINTPGNVEGHQLATAATVTGRRSIEATFGEKLLH, from the exons ATGTCTAACCAGTTACTTCCAGTGGTGATTTATCTGTGGTGTTACGCTGTCAGCACAGTTGCCTTCAATTCCTTGCGTCATCCGGAGCGCTTCAATGAACAACTCATCAACTACAAGGGTCGGGAACAATCGAACAGATACTTTGAGCTGGCCAGTGAAGCTTATTACACCGGTGCGTACGACCATCCTGCTGGGGAGGACAGCGCAAATTCGTCAACATGTATGTGGACCGATTGTTTCGAAGAACCTAACAGACCCACCGTTATCCGACATCGGCGGCGTGTCGATCCAACATTCTACGGACACCCGAAAACGCGGGAACAAATTTGGGAGCGAAACTTCGCGCACGTCATCATGGACAATCGGCAAACGCTCTCGCTGGTGACGCTTCTCAACAAGATCATCCTGAAGTACCTTTTCAGCTGCATACCTATCGTCCTGTACGACACGTACGTCGGCACCACGGAGAACTACATCCTCGAGGCACTGTTCAGCGAGTTTCCCACCACTTACATAACCGGTCGCATCGGTCCGAACTACACACTGGACAATCCGGGAATTCTGGAACCATTCGGCCCGCAGTGCCGCAGTTACATCATCTTCCTGGCGGACGTCATGATGACGCGGAAGGTAATCGGTCCGCAGCTGAACAGCCACGTCGTGCTTATACCCCGCTCGAGTCAATGGAAGTTGCAGGAATTTCTGGCCGCGAAACAATCGCGCGATATCATCAATTTGCTGGTGATTGGTGAATCGTACTCGGTGGACAAACGCATCAACAACGAGCAACCGTACGTACTGTACACGCACGAACTTTACATCGATGGGCTGGGTGCTAATAGGCCGCGGGTTCTGACCTCCTGGATCGGGAACAAGTTCTCGCGCAACAATGTGAATCTGTTTCCGAAGAAGCTGAGCAAAGGTTTCTCGGGCCACCGGTTCACGGTGATGGCCGCCCACCAGCCACCGTTTATGATCAAGCGCCTGTCGACGGACGGTGTGGGCAATGTGAATATAAGATGGGAAGGGCTCGAAATTAGGTTGATGCGTGCCATGGCCCTGTACCTAAACTTTACCTTCGACATTGTCGAACCGTCCAAGTTACAGATGGG CCCTGGTGACGCCGTTGTGGATGGGATTCAACGGCGACAGGCCGATCTCGGCCTGGCCGGTATATATGTGACGATCGAACGGAACCTTGCTACGGAGATGTCGGTAGCACATTCGACGGATTGTGCTGCCTTCCTAACGCTGATGTCCAGTGCCCTGCCAAG ATACCGCGCCATCTTAGGACCGTTCCAGTGGCCGGTGTGGGTAGCGGTGATCCTGATTTATCTGTTGGCAATTTTCCCGCTCGCATTCTCTGACAAAATGACACTCCGACATCTTCTCGGTAACTGGAGTGAGATTGAGAACATGTTCTGGTATGTGTTCGGTACATTCACCAACAGTCTCACCTTTCAGGGAGAGAACTCTTGGAGCAACACGAAGAAGACGTCAACTCGCATGCTGATCG GTATCTATTGGGTGTTTACGATCATTATTACGGCTTGCTACACGGGTTCGATCATCGCCTTCATCACGCTTCCCGTCGAACCGGAACGGGTCGATGGTGTGGATCAGCTCCAGCGAGGGTTCTACCGTGTAGGGACACTGGATCGCGGTGGCTGGGAACGTTGGTTTCTGAACTCCAGCCACAAGGAGACGAATAAGCTGCTGAAGGATCTACGCTTTGTGAGCAGCGTCGACGAGGGTATCCGGAACGTGACCGATGCGTTCCTCATCTCGTATGCCTTCATCGGTTCGAAAAACGAACTGCAGTTCCTGATCAAGTCCAATCTGTCACATCA GTTTCAAAACAAACGGTACGGCTTACACGTCAGCCGTGAGTGCTTTGCCATGTACGGCGTGTCGATGGTCTTCCCGCCCAACTCCGTCCATCGCAATCCGATAAACAATGCGATCCTTTACATGCAGGAAGCGGGTCTTATCACCAAACTCAAAAATGACGTCACGTGGGAGACGGTCAAAACGAAGGATGGCCGCTACATGGAAGCTTCGGTTGGGGAAGTTTTACGAACCACCGCACCTTCCGAGCGCGGCCTTACACTCGCCGACACGGAAGGTATGtttctgctgatgctgttcgGGTACGTTGTGGCGCTGGGGGTGCTTATCTCCGAATGGGTCGGCGGTTGCACCAACAAGTGCCGTGAGGTGCTAAAGGAACGTGCGGAGCGTTTGAAAGCGGCCGCCGCAGAAGTTGCTGCAGCCGCGACTGGGAGTGAAACGTCCTCCATTCCGGCATCCATTCCGTCATCGGCAAACGAGAAGACGAAGCGAACCGGTATCAATGGCACCGAAAGGTCGCAACCAGCGAGTAATAACGGTTCGGCTAAGGTACGCCGCATAAGACTTACTGGGGATGATCCTCACGTTGGGCCAAACGTGCACGACGATCCGGTGGATGTTGCCAGCGAAGGATCCTCGTTGCACCGTCGCAGCCTCTCCGAATGCCTCTCGGAGGTAAGCGCGCATACCATGCAGGAGCTGTACAATGGACCCGATCGGCGACATTCGACCATCGTTTTCCTAGACGGACAGCTGATGTCGGAGGAGGAAGCCAAACGAAAAGTCGCTCGCAGTAATCCGAGACACCGGCACAGCTTAAGCTCCGTGCTGGAACGGGAGGTCAGTCAGCTGTTCAGGTTCTTGGGGAAAGACTCACAGGACACCTCACGGCGCGAGTCGACCGAAACGAGCGGTCTTGTGCGACGAGGTGCATGCCACGATCGGAAGGAAGTTGAGGTGGCGGTTGAGATCAACACACCGGGAAACGTTGAAGGCCACCAACTAGCCACGGCAGCGACTGTCACAGGTCGTCGTAGCATCGAGGccacttttggtgaaaaatTGCTACATTAA